Genomic segment of bacterium:
GTTGAAATAGGTTAGCACGGCCTCGCCCGTTACGGTCAGGTCGTTTTGGAAGAACCGGTTCACGTAGCCCAGGGTTCCTCGAAGCATGAAGTAAGGTTCCGTGCCCTGTGCCGGACCCATTTCCCAGACGAGGGAGCCGTCGGCGCGCAGGTTTACGGGAAAGTCCCAGACGAAGGCCAGCGGCTCGCTCCTCGCCCTGTTCTGGTGGGTGTACGGATCGGAGAATGGGCCCAGGGCCAGCTCTACTTCGCCGCCGTAGGCCGCGATGATTCCCGGTTGGTTGAAGACCGTGTCGCCGGCAAGGATGGCGTCTGTAATCTCGCGATAGAAAGCGGTCAACTGGCAGGTGAGGGGGGCCAAGCGGCTCATACGCACGCCGCCCTCCATCTCCCATCCCCGCTCGGGCTCGAGCGCGCCTCCACGATCCTGCTCTTCCTCCGTGGGTGCCCGAAAGCCGTCGGCGAAGTTTACAAAGAGCGAATCGGTTCCCCGGGTGTGTGGCAGTCCCTGGAGGATGCCGCAGCGGAATGTTGGCGTCCAACCGTAGAGGGCGTTGTAGTCCAGTCGCGCGCCTCCAACGAGTTGCGTCTCCCCGCCGAAGAGGCCCTGCTCCAAGTCCACCGCGGCGCCGGCGTTGTAGAGACCCACTCGGTTCAGCCCCTCCGCATCTTCCCAGAAACCGTCCAGGACTAAGCCGAGGCGGCCCCCCTCCCAGGGCAGGGCGTCCAGCCGGGTGACGGCGTCCACCGCCTTCTCCTTATAATACGACGCTTCCAACTCACGCAGATCCTGTCCCTGGAAACGGTAGTCCCAGGCCAGGGGGTATCGGGAACGCTCGGTCTCCGCGTAGCGGAGGTCCATGCGCCAGTCACCCCATGCGCCAAGGGGCGCCCGGGCGTATGCGCCGTAGTGGTAGAGGTTGAAGTCGTCCTGCCACAGGGGTACATCCAGCGACCAACGATCTCCGGCCCTGGAGTAGAAAGTGCTCGCGTAGAGGCCGATCTGTGCGCCTTCCACGTACTCACCCGGCTCGGGGTGGTCCAGATCGAAGCGCACCTCGACGTCCAGCGAGCCCCCGTCGCGA
This window contains:
- a CDS encoding TonB-dependent receptor plug domain-containing protein, whose product is MAPFDRPPLRLIPVWLFVLTASAAAQDAGTIPESPTREPTAEEIERERLLEIASREAYLDSDSDSLLVATGAERRAESTPFAVTVVTGARLRELAYTTLADAIVGLAGLYPDWRYRMGQYGGVGIRCSPTQRVQILLDGMPLDHGLTWFEALSTVPLDLVRRVEILRGPGGGLYSAGLGGVINVVTRNPQRLTLALAEVAGGSGSLNNQRYWGSFSNTAWLAQYKVGGYKWSQIGGMDALDRDGGSLDVEVRFDLDHPEPGEYVEGAQIGLYASTFYSRAGDRWSLDVPLWQDDFNLYHYGAYARAPLGAWGDWRMDLRYAETERSRYPLAWDYRFQGQDLRELEASYYKEKAVDAVTRLDALPWEGGRLGLVLDGFWEDAEGLNRVGLYNAGAAVDLEQGLFGGETQLVGGARLDYNALYGWTPTFRCGILQGLPHTRGTDSLFVNFADGFRAPTEEEQDRGGALEPERGWEMEGGVRMSRLAPLTCQLTAFYREITDAILAGDTVFNQPGIIAAYGGEVELALGPFSDPYTHQNRARSEPLAFVWDFPVNLRADGSLVWEMGPAQGTEPYFMLRGTLGYVNRFFQNDLTVTGEAVLTYFN